Part of the Bdellovibrionales bacterium genome is shown below.
AGGGGTACTTCCACGCTCTTTCTCGAACTTGGGATATTGAATCCGACCTGAAGAATATGCCGGCCAAGAGTGCTCTCAGTAAAAAAGCGAGGCCGCGTCAGTTTTGAATTTTTCAAAGAACAAGTCGATGATGTGATCATGAAGTATGAACCTCATTGTCGAACTTGGCGAGGCCTTCGGGTTTATGCCACAGATGGCGACCAGTACGAACTTCCCAGAACTGAGGACATTTTGAATCAAGGATACCGTGGGTACCCCTGTGCCGGCGACAAAGAAACCCATTACCCGCGCATGTATGTGGTTCACTGCTACGATGTGCTTGGCGGTGTGACCAAAGCATTTCGCTATTCCAACGCCAATGAGGAAATGCACAATGCCATGGAAATTGCGGTGGGACTGGAGGAGAAGAGTCTCACACTTTACGATCGCCTTTTCTTTTGCAAGGATCTGGTTCGTTCCCACCAAGGCTCTGGAAGCTACTTTGTAGCTCGTTTAAAAGAAGATGGCTGGATCTTACCTGAGATCATCACGTTTGCCAAAAGCTCGAAGAGAAACTTCAGTTTTGAGTTTGAAGGGACCCTCATTCATTTGATCAAAGTTGTGAATCCTCGAACTGGAGAGACGGCCCTGTTTGCAACGAATTTGGAGAGAAGCCGGTTTAGGAACAAGGAAATCAATGATCTGTATGCGCTCCGCTGGGAAGCTGAGACCGCCAATCGGGATATGACCCACACGCTGAAGATGGAACAGTGGCACTCGCATTTTTTAAATGGAATTTTACAGGAAATTTACACGATTCTTTGGCTAATGAATCAGGCCAGAGTCCAGATGGCCCAAGTGCTTCGAAAGAGATGCAGTCTTGATCAACTTTTTGATTACACCAAATCCAATTTCAAACTGATAGTCGACTTCATCCTGGACAGCCTTGAAGACCTAACAATGAAAAGACATCGTCGTATCAGTCGTCGTCTCAGGTATCTTTTGAAAGTCTCGACTGAACATAGAAAACGCAGATCCAGATCTTATCCGCGTCAGGTTAAAAAAACTCGGAAAATATATCCGTCAGCATCGACCGTGCCGAGGCAAAAGTGAACGGCATTAAGACAAAGGTGATAGGAGTTGGCCAACTTGATTGTTGTTCCAAACTCCAAGGGTGCCTGGCTGAACCAAATCTCAGGAGTCCAGGATCTTCAAACATGCGTCCGGCAGCAGCGCTCACGTTGTGAGCACTGCACCAAGCCGAACTCGATCCTGAACCCCTGAGATTAGTTCAGCCAGCTCCCTGTGTCTTGGATACAACAGATTCACCGTAGGCTTGCGGGCCAGCCGCAGTATTAAAATTGAGATCTTTGACGATCAGTTATTTTGGTTTTGGTACATTTTCGTCCTTCAAACAGTCTTTTAGGAGTTTTGCTTTTGAGCTTTCGATATTAACTATTCTCTTAGTGTCGCTGTCACTTTGACCTGTAATGCATCCACACCAATAGCCGTAGTTGCCGTTCATATCTACATACTGAGAGTTAGTAGGATGTGCAATGAACTCAATCCCCTCTGCCTGATATCCGCCCTGCACTCCGATAGTCCACTCTCCATCTCTGTCAGTGAGCCAAAAGTTTCCTGGAGTCGGGTTATCAATCCAACCACATCTTGTTTCGCCTAAGGCCGAACTGGCAAATAAAGCTATCAAGGTCACCATAATTGCATTTCTCATATCGATCTCTCCTCTATATTTTGAAAACAGAATAAATATCAGCACAGTCTCATATGGGACTCGCGATTCTCTCAAGAATCCGCCCGTCTTTTGAAATTTTTCTGCCTTTAGATCTGCATACTTAGTCTTGTGTTAGTAATAAATGCACTTATTTAGATTTTAATACAGCGACTGGCCCGCAAGCCTACGGTAAATCCGTTGTATCCAAGACACAGGGAGCTGGCTGAACTAATCTCAGGTGTTCAGGATCGAGTTCGGCTTGGTGCAGTGCTCACAAAGGGAGCGCTGCTGCCGGACGCATGTTTGAAGATCCTGGACTCCTGGGATTTGGTTCAGCCAGGAACCCTTAGAGTTTGGAACAACAATCAAGCAGGCCAGTCTATAAGAGTTAAATGCTTAGCGCGTGCCCCTAATTTTCAGGCGATTTCCCTCTGAATAGGCCGCAAACTCAGGCGCATACATTGGCTGAACCGTCGCAGGGCTTACTTTAAACTCGCCGGCTGTTGCCGCGCGAAGGCGGTATTTGAAGTTATATTCACCCTGTGGGAGTTGTTCAAAAAAGAAATTCGTAACATTGTCTCGAATCTCTTCGTACCAGTAAATTCCCAAATCCCATTTGTGTTTCGAGGTTGTGTCAGTGGGTTCAAATCCAGCACCACGAGGATCTCGTAAGTGTACGTAACCGACTGGATGTTTTGATTTCAAAGAAATATGAACTTCAATTTCGTCTCCAATGGCAATTTGCGTGCCCTCTTCTATTGGCCTCAGAGCGACTTCTTTCTTCGATTTGTCTCGCAGAAAGAATTTTCGGTTTAGATTCAAGAAATCACCATTAGCTTTTTTGGGGAGCTCCTCTGTCGAAAATTGCCAATTGGCCGATGCAAACATTAGTCCGGGAGTCGATTTTTGAATAGTGATTGGCATAAGATTCGAATTCACCTTTTCGCCTTCATAGACAAGTTGATTTGCCTTTCCCAAATATTTGTCGGGTGAAAATTCCATTTTGATAGCTTTTTCGTTTCCAACCTTAACTGTTACAGCCTCTCTCTGACCCATTTGATTGGTTTTTGTGAGATAGTGAGCAAGTGAGTAAAGGACTTCAGAGGTCGCACGTGTTGAATGCCAATGATTGAGCTTTTTGTTCAAGAAAAGCCATTGCACAAGCCCATCACGCTTGCTGTCCTCAGAATCCAACTCCATGAGAGTTCTCAAAGCAAAGGCATGGGTTTCAATGGTGTCATTGTACCAAAGCCAACTGCGATCCTCACGTGCCCAGTGCGTTCCCTCGTCGGCACTGTACTTAGCAGAATCCATAACACTGTCCCAAACTAGCTTGGCATCCCGTGTACGGTTTGCCCTTTGGAGGGTCAGAGCCAAATAGCCCTTCAGATAAGGAGAATGAAGCTTCCAGTTTTTGAAGCTAAAATCCAGCATTGTTTTTCGTTCTGCCGCAGTAAAAATGCTCGT
Proteins encoded:
- a CDS encoding transposase, whose translation is MKYEPHCRTWRGLRVYATDGDQYELPRTEDILNQGYRGYPCAGDKETHYPRMYVVHCYDVLGGVTKAFRYSNANEEMHNAMEIAVGLEEKSLTLYDRLFFCKDLVRSHQGSGSYFVARLKEDGWILPEIITFAKSSKRNFSFEFEGTLIHLIKVVNPRTGETALFATNLERSRFRNKEINDLYALRWEAETANRDMTHTLKMEQWHSHFLNGILQEIYTILWLMNQARVQMAQVLRKRCSLDQLFDYTKSNFKLIVDFILDSLEDLTMKRHRRISRRLRYLLKVSTEHRKRRSRSYPRQVKKTRKIYPSASTVPRQK
- a CDS encoding DUF4087 domain-containing protein; its protein translation is MVTLIALFASSALGETRCGWIDNPTPGNFWLTDRDGEWTIGVQGGYQAEGIEFIAHPTNSQYVDMNGNYGYWCGCITGQSDSDTKRIVNIESSKAKLLKDCLKDENVPKPK